Proteins encoded by one window of Culicoides brevitarsis isolate CSIRO-B50_1 chromosome 2, AGI_CSIRO_Cbre_v1, whole genome shotgun sequence:
- the LOC134830200 gene encoding probable cytochrome P450 6a13, with protein sequence MFLTILLILVTLTILYLYIFKYKYKYWERHGIPYSTPVFPYGNIILGKELHWGQQTLRDYLKFKDQSPIYGGFRMVTPCVYVTSPELAKSMMIKDFHSFYGRGMYENYRDDPLSAHLFNLSGPRWKKLREKLTPVFTTGKIKYMMPTLTKVGENLVEALSDEVKIESTVDMKEWIARFTTDVIGTVAFGLECNSLKDPEAEFRKQGKRVLSEMNPLKILMALNFPKFSRDALHLTITPKDLTAFFLKAVEDTVNFREENNIQRNDFMDLLIKMRNKDKSNDFDKDQDKEGFSLYEMAAQAFIFFVAGFETSSTLTSYTLLELALNPELQTKARNHINEVLKKHNNELTYEALQDMTYIEQCMNESLRKYPTLALLFREATEDYPIPEINYTIKKGTFCLIPSYAFNHDPELWPEPSKFDPDRFENFTTAMGHEKGFYPFGEGPKNCIGERFGKIQTKLGLVMILKNFELMKSEKTEFPVKFNTTIALLAPKNPIYIKMEKL encoded by the exons atgtttttgactATTCTTCTAATTCTCGTAACCTTGACAATACtatatttgtacatttttaagtACAAATACAAATATTGGGAGCGTCATGGCATCCCATATTCAACTCCTGTATTCCCATATGGAAACATCATTCTTGGAAAAGAATTACATTGGGGACAACAAACTCTTCGTGATTATTTGAAGTTTAAAGATCAAAGTCCAATTTATGGCGGCTTTCGTATGGTTACGCCTTGTGTTTACGTTACGTCACCTGAACTCGCAAAAAGCATGATGATCAaggattttcattcattttacgGAAGAGGAATGTACGAAAACTATCGAGATGATCCATTATCGGCGCATTTGTTTAATCTAAGCGGACCTCGTTGGAAGAAATTACGTGAAAAACTGACTCCTGTCTTCACAACTGGCAAAATAAAGTACATGATGCCAACTTTGACAAAGGTTGGAGAGAATTTAGTTGAAGCTTTAAGTGACgaagtaaaaattgaatcaacaGTCGATATGAAGGAATGGATTGCTCGTTTTACTACAGATGTAATCGGTACAGTAGCATTTGGATTGGAATGTAACAGCTTAAAAGATCCTGAAGCTGAGTTTCGAAAACAAGGAAAACGTGTTTTAAGTGAAAtgaatccattaaaaattttgatggctTTGAACTTTCCGAAATTCTCTCGAGATGCTTTACATCTAACAATTACTCCAAAGGATTTGACAGCTTTCTTCTTAAAAGCTGTAGAAGATACTGTCAATTTTAGAGAAGAGAACAACATCCAAAGAAACGATTTCATGGATTTACTCATCAAAATGAGAAACAAAGACAAATCTAATGATTTTGACAAGGATCAAGACAAAGAAGGGTTTTCTTTATACGAAATGGCGGCACAAGctttcattttcttcgttGCTGGATTTGAAACATCTTCAACATTGACTTCGTATACTCTATTAGAACTCGCTTTAAATCCTGAGTTACAAACAAAAGCTCGAAATCACATCAACGAAGTATTGAAAAAGCACAATAACGAGTTAACGTACGAAGCTTTACAAGATATGACTTATATCGAGCAATGTATGAACG aatCATTACGCAAGTATCCAACCTTGGCTTTGTTATTCCGTGAAGCAACAGAAGATTATCCAATTCCGGAAATCAATTATACGATCAAAAAAGGAACTTTTTGCCTTATACCTTCTTACGCCTTTAACCATGATCCAGAATTGTGGCCTGAACCGTCAAAGTTCGATCCAGATCGTTTTGAAAACTTTACAACCGCAATGGGACATGAAAAAGGATTCTATCCATTTGGTGAAGGACCCAAAAATTGCATCGGAGAACGTTTTGGCAAAATTCAAACCAAACTTGGACTTGTaatgattttgaaaaactttgagCTTATGAAATCAGAGAAAACGGAATTCCCTGTGAAGTTTAATACAACAATTGCATTATTGGCGCCCAAGAATCccatttatatcaaaatggAAAAACTGTAG